In the genome of Kitasatospora cathayae, one region contains:
- a CDS encoding AfsR/SARP family transcriptional regulator → MVTIEARLLGPVTLTVDGTTVKAGGSNGRALLAALLLMPGQPVGVEQLVLDVWGDDAPMNARAQLHSVVSRLRTTAAPLTVSWHARLESYSLDIDPKDVDVTRFHKLTAEARQALAEGRPGQASALLKQALECWSGPALGGVRTHGRLETERRRLEELHLETLVLRNDADLRDGRAEAVLPGLRALVAEFPEDEQFRTQLEEALERSGRAAQAWGLRREQQGGRPAEQPGPAAGEPTAVAVRTAPMSSAREEPRISLLGPVQAWRGSTPISLGSPQQQAVLAMLAAQLGQRVSTEELVEGLWGDRPPVQAVAALRTYVSRLRSVLEPAREVRAPASRLVSASDGYVLRLPRRSVDMHVFEDGLAEARSAQAAGDHARAVRAATAALGLWESGGRPFVGIPGPRIDALRLRLVESWVAGQELRFESQLSLGAGVEIIAELTELTSEHPLRERLRELLMVALYRAGRQAEALGVYTDTRRLLIEELGVEPGAGLAAVHARILAADPSLLQPAAEVRQAEPAAPPPPAQLPSTVSDFTGRDALLAALAEALRGGPTGPAVPVHVLCGIGGVGKTTLAVHAAHVARADFPDGQLFADLRGAGETPADPTVVLGDFLYALGVHEPPDSYEQRLALYRSVLADRRMLIVLDNARDVGQVAPLIPGGSGSVVLVTSRSRLSQLPGASVWYVEEMTPEEAVALFTAIVGEARAAAEPEATLAVVVACGLLPIAVRVAAARLASRLRWSVADLARRLADQRRRLDELQLGNLAVETTVGLGYGQLSPEEARAFRLLSVVNSSDLPLFAAAALLDLPEEPAEALAESLVEANLLDSHTPGRYRFHDLLRLYAHRQNERTGDADEQKAALLRLLDLLLATVREAARELELGEELPDPLYDPPVSSLALAGGSQGVRDWLTAERPLILGAVDAAFFGSGPVLPAVELVVALHELLGASWEPTQQLRAVLVRAAQYERDPALLARIRYLQGDLYAMAGEYREAEEAYRQSLDHLGPENSTRLRAIVSLRLAVVLSTTDRPGDVLPLYHQALEISRSSGDAVIETRILANMARAYVRSGQPAAGILSARAAVEAARATGSTVALAHALYQLGVVLDTIGVPGEAVDCLREALTLYRSQQNQLWEGYSLARLAAGLVAVGRAPEAAEAAAEALALGQELDAAYCQGLANAALGEALLRLDRSAQGLARLQDAHAIFARLGVPEAATVRDRMLRA, encoded by the coding sequence ATGGTGACGATCGAAGCCCGTCTGCTCGGGCCCGTGACGCTGACCGTCGACGGCACGACCGTGAAGGCCGGAGGTTCCAACGGCCGGGCCCTGCTCGCCGCCCTGCTGCTCATGCCCGGGCAGCCAGTCGGCGTCGAACAGCTCGTCCTCGACGTCTGGGGCGATGACGCCCCGATGAACGCCCGGGCACAACTGCACTCCGTGGTGAGCCGACTGCGCACGACTGCAGCCCCGTTGACCGTCTCCTGGCACGCGCGACTGGAGAGCTACTCGCTCGACATCGACCCCAAGGACGTGGACGTCACCCGGTTCCACAAGCTCACCGCCGAGGCTCGCCAAGCCCTCGCCGAAGGACGACCGGGGCAGGCATCCGCCCTGCTCAAACAGGCCCTGGAATGCTGGAGCGGCCCGGCCCTGGGCGGCGTACGGACCCACGGGCGGCTGGAGACCGAACGGCGCCGCCTGGAGGAACTGCATCTGGAGACACTGGTCCTGCGCAACGACGCCGACCTGCGGGACGGCCGGGCCGAGGCCGTGCTCCCCGGACTGCGCGCGCTGGTGGCCGAGTTCCCCGAGGACGAACAGTTCCGCACCCAGTTGGAGGAGGCCCTGGAACGGTCCGGTCGGGCCGCCCAGGCCTGGGGGCTGCGACGGGAACAGCAGGGCGGCCGCCCGGCGGAGCAGCCGGGCCCGGCTGCGGGCGAGCCGACCGCGGTGGCCGTCCGGACCGCCCCGATGTCGTCCGCCCGGGAGGAGCCCCGGATCTCGCTGCTGGGACCGGTACAGGCCTGGCGGGGAAGCACCCCGATCTCCCTCGGCTCGCCCCAGCAGCAGGCCGTGCTCGCGATGCTGGCCGCACAGCTCGGCCAGCGGGTGTCGACCGAGGAACTCGTCGAGGGCCTCTGGGGGGACCGCCCGCCGGTGCAGGCCGTAGCCGCGCTGCGCACGTACGTGTCACGGCTCAGGTCTGTGCTGGAACCCGCACGGGAGGTGCGTGCGCCCGCGAGCAGGCTCGTCAGTGCGAGCGACGGCTACGTGCTGCGCCTGCCGAGGCGGTCCGTCGACATGCACGTGTTCGAGGACGGACTCGCCGAGGCCAGGTCGGCCCAGGCAGCGGGGGACCACGCCCGTGCCGTCCGGGCGGCCACGGCAGCGCTGGGCCTGTGGGAGAGCGGCGGTCGACCGTTCGTGGGCATACCCGGACCCAGGATCGACGCACTGCGGCTGAGGCTGGTGGAGAGCTGGGTCGCCGGACAGGAGCTGCGCTTCGAGTCCCAACTGTCCTTGGGCGCCGGTGTCGAGATCATCGCCGAGCTGACCGAGCTGACCAGCGAGCACCCTCTGCGCGAGCGGCTGCGCGAGTTGCTGATGGTCGCCCTGTACCGGGCCGGGCGCCAGGCCGAGGCCCTCGGCGTCTACACCGACACCCGCAGGCTGCTGATCGAGGAACTCGGCGTCGAGCCTGGAGCCGGGCTGGCCGCCGTGCATGCCCGGATCCTCGCTGCCGACCCTTCGCTCCTCCAGCCGGCCGCGGAAGTCCGCCAGGCGGAGCCCGCGGCCCCGCCACCCCCGGCGCAACTTCCCTCCACGGTCTCGGACTTCACCGGGCGCGATGCCCTGCTCGCCGCTCTGGCGGAGGCTCTGCGAGGAGGACCGACCGGACCGGCGGTGCCGGTGCACGTGCTGTGCGGGATCGGCGGGGTGGGGAAGACCACGCTGGCCGTGCACGCCGCCCACGTCGCCCGGGCCGACTTCCCGGACGGTCAGTTGTTCGCGGATCTGCGCGGCGCGGGTGAGACTCCGGCCGATCCGACGGTCGTGCTGGGTGACTTCCTGTACGCACTGGGCGTGCACGAGCCCCCGGACTCGTACGAGCAGCGCCTCGCGCTCTACCGTTCGGTGCTGGCCGACCGGCGGATGCTCATCGTGCTGGACAACGCCCGGGACGTCGGCCAGGTCGCGCCGCTCATCCCCGGCGGTTCCGGCAGCGTGGTCCTGGTCACCAGCCGCTCGCGGCTGTCCCAACTGCCCGGCGCGTCCGTCTGGTACGTCGAGGAGATGACCCCCGAAGAGGCCGTGGCGCTGTTCACCGCGATCGTCGGCGAGGCCAGGGCCGCCGCCGAGCCGGAAGCCACCCTCGCGGTGGTCGTCGCCTGCGGATTGCTGCCGATCGCCGTGCGGGTGGCCGCCGCCAGGCTCGCCAGCCGGCTGCGGTGGAGCGTCGCCGATCTGGCGCGGCGGCTGGCCGACCAGCGGCGCCGACTCGACGAACTGCAGCTCGGGAACCTGGCGGTGGAGACCACGGTCGGATTGGGCTACGGCCAGCTGTCGCCTGAGGAAGCGCGCGCCTTCCGCCTGCTCTCCGTGGTCAACTCGTCCGACCTGCCGCTGTTCGCGGCCGCGGCACTGCTGGACCTGCCGGAGGAGCCCGCCGAGGCGTTGGCCGAGAGCCTGGTCGAGGCGAACCTGTTGGACAGCCACACCCCCGGGCGGTACCGCTTCCACGACCTGCTCCGGCTCTACGCGCACCGGCAGAACGAGCGCACCGGCGACGCCGACGAACAGAAGGCCGCGCTGCTCCGGCTGCTCGACCTCCTGCTCGCCACCGTGCGTGAGGCGGCACGGGAGCTGGAACTCGGTGAGGAACTGCCCGATCCGCTGTACGACCCGCCCGTCTCCTCCCTCGCACTGGCGGGCGGCAGCCAAGGCGTCCGGGACTGGCTCACCGCCGAGCGGCCCCTGATCCTCGGTGCCGTCGATGCCGCGTTCTTCGGGAGCGGGCCGGTGCTGCCGGCAGTGGAACTCGTCGTCGCGCTCCACGAGTTGCTGGGGGCCTCCTGGGAGCCGACCCAGCAGCTGAGGGCCGTCCTGGTGCGCGCGGCACAGTACGAGCGCGATCCCGCTCTGCTGGCTCGGATCCGTTACCTGCAGGGCGACCTGTACGCAATGGCGGGGGAGTACCGGGAAGCCGAAGAGGCCTACCGGCAGAGCCTCGATCACCTGGGGCCGGAGAACAGCACGCGGCTGCGGGCGATCGTGTCCCTCCGACTCGCCGTCGTGCTCAGCACCACCGACCGGCCCGGCGACGTCCTGCCGCTCTACCACCAGGCGCTGGAGATCAGTCGGAGCTCCGGAGACGCCGTGATTGAAACCCGGATCCTGGCGAACATGGCCAGGGCCTATGTGCGCTCCGGGCAGCCCGCAGCAGGAATCCTGTCGGCCCGAGCCGCGGTCGAGGCGGCCCGGGCCACGGGCAGCACCGTGGCTCTCGCCCACGCGCTCTACCAGCTCGGCGTCGTGCTGGACACGATCGGGGTGCCGGGCGAAGCCGTCGACTGCCTGCGCGAGGCACTGACGCTCTACCGCTCCCAACAGAACCAGCTTTGGGAGGGCTACTCGCTCGCTCGCCTCGCAGCCGGCCTGGTGGCCGTGGGCCGGGCCCCGGAGGCCGCCGAGGCCGCCGCCGAGGCGCTCGCCCTCGGACAGGAACTGGACGCCGCCTACTGCCAGGGCCTCGCCAACGCGGCCCTCGGCGAGGCCCTGCTGCGGCTGGACCGGTCGGCGCAGGGCCTGGCCCGGCTCCAGGACGCGCACGCGATCTTCGCCCGGCTCGGCGTGCCGGAGGCCGCCACGGTGCGGGACCGCATGCTGCGTGCCTAG
- a CDS encoding AfsR/SARP family transcriptional regulator — MSARRGGAPVTLGPPQRRAVLALLLLARSQAVPVAVIRDRLWPTGAPATAIDAIQVHVHHLRRRLREHTPAGAPSAELVSYPGHSREQASYALRVDAEAVDALAFQRLADRGRELEGLRDLEGALRMCVAAQSHWRGEPLADLEPTPYVRAIRQGLVDLCQDVRTRAARLRMRTGAFSDAALDLQQLNLEHPGNDVIVELLSTALFLTGRRERALALLNEEVARCERQYARVPEQLLRQRELILSDALEEEW, encoded by the coding sequence GTGAGCGCCCGTCGGGGCGGCGCTCCGGTCACCCTCGGGCCGCCGCAACGGCGGGCCGTGCTGGCCCTGTTGCTGCTCGCCCGCTCGCAGGCCGTCCCGGTCGCCGTGATCCGGGACAGGCTCTGGCCGACTGGCGCGCCCGCCACCGCCATCGACGCCATCCAGGTCCACGTCCACCACCTGCGTCGACGGCTCAGGGAGCACACCCCGGCCGGCGCCCCCTCGGCAGAACTGGTCAGTTACCCGGGACACTCCCGCGAACAGGCCAGCTACGCCCTGCGCGTCGACGCCGAGGCGGTCGACGCCCTCGCCTTCCAGCGGCTGGCCGACCGGGGGCGGGAACTGGAGGGCTTGCGTGACCTAGAAGGGGCCCTGAGGATGTGCGTCGCGGCCCAGTCCCATTGGCGCGGTGAACCCTTGGCGGACCTGGAACCCACCCCCTACGTACGTGCGATCCGCCAGGGGCTGGTCGACCTCTGCCAGGACGTCCGGACCAGGGCGGCCCGGTTGCGGATGAGGACCGGAGCGTTCTCGGACGCCGCCCTCGACCTCCAGCAGCTCAACCTCGAACACCCGGGCAACGACGTCATCGTGGAACTGCTCTCCACCGCGCTCTTCCTGACCGGCCGCCGCGAACGCGCCCTCGCACTCCTCAACGAGGAAGTGGCGCGCTGCGAGCGGCAGTACGCGCGGGTGCCGGAACAACTGCTGCGGCAACGCGAACTGATCCTCTCCGACGCGCTGGAGGAGGAATGGTGA
- a CDS encoding S1 family peptidase has translation MTGPHLDRARAEALHRCAVRIEAANGFRGSGFLVGPGLAVTCAHVVLDRRGVAEGLVVRHESSTYPVLPGAVRAEPDTAGTGPFEAFPDLALLDVPAAAGTGHPVAPLAGGEAEPGSWLTALGHSEATPSPGVNPDTVALQVVGRSGELTRVGGFVQPGFSGSMLVGSDGLVCGVLKGSRSYKQDLGGWYVPLAALIAFLGPVVQLVAPEPSPSDTELVAALMAVRYTARADGRFDLLERMGEHLGLPHSFEVEERSDRRDHLFRIVSRCRHHRDASAALRALYAALAELAPYDGALDRLRSLVERATGEHFAGGPATGGGVAGGPVADGRGSR, from the coding sequence GTGACCGGCCCGCATCTCGATCGTGCCCGCGCCGAGGCGCTGCACCGCTGCGCCGTCCGGATCGAGGCGGCGAACGGCTTCCGGGGCAGCGGCTTCCTGGTCGGCCCGGGGTTGGCGGTCACCTGTGCGCACGTCGTGCTCGACCGGCGCGGCGTGGCCGAAGGACTGGTCGTCCGGCACGAGTCGAGCACCTACCCCGTGCTGCCCGGGGCCGTCCGGGCCGAGCCCGACACCGCGGGCACCGGCCCGTTCGAGGCCTTCCCCGACCTCGCGCTGCTCGACGTCCCGGCGGCGGCCGGCACCGGCCATCCGGTCGCCCCGCTGGCGGGCGGCGAGGCCGAGCCGGGCAGCTGGCTGACCGCCCTGGGCCATTCCGAGGCCACCCCCTCGCCGGGGGTCAACCCCGACACGGTCGCGCTCCAAGTCGTCGGTCGGTCAGGGGAGTTAACCAGAGTCGGCGGATTCGTGCAGCCCGGGTTCAGCGGCAGCATGCTGGTCGGGTCGGACGGACTGGTGTGCGGCGTGCTCAAGGGCAGCCGCTCCTACAAGCAGGACCTGGGCGGCTGGTACGTGCCGCTCGCGGCACTGATCGCCTTCCTCGGGCCGGTGGTTCAGTTGGTCGCCCCCGAACCGTCGCCCAGCGACACCGAGTTGGTGGCGGCGCTGATGGCCGTCCGGTACACCGCGCGCGCCGACGGGCGGTTCGACCTGCTGGAGCGGATGGGCGAACACCTCGGCCTGCCGCACTCCTTCGAGGTCGAGGAGCGCTCCGACCGGCGCGACCACCTGTTCCGCATCGTGAGCCGCTGCCGCCACCACCGCGACGCCTCGGCGGCGCTGCGCGCGCTGTACGCCGCGCTGGCGGAACTCGCCCCGTACGACGGCGCGTTGGACCGGCTCCGGTCCCTGGTCGAACGGGCGACGGGCGAACACTTCGCGGGAGGACCGGCGACGGGCGGAGGGGTGGCCGGCGGGCCGGTGGCCGACGGTCGGGGGAGCAGGTAG
- a CDS encoding AAA family ATPase — protein MAENWWIYRGTGVPHDGIAALPPAPAWRSFGDWVDSEEELPPPPADDATGLTARRLGRTRQATAYQADDREIHLVNLALHLRRPLLITGKPGVGKSTLAYAVAHELGLGPVLRWPISSRSALRDGLYTYDAIGRLHEAGLRPPDHDGDRQPPAIGQFLRLGPLGTALLPWRTPRVVLIDEIDKSDIDLPNDLLNVFEEGEFEIPELQRLGPGPQEVATADPGRRAIVRGGHVRCAHFPLVVLTSNGEREFPSALLRRCIRLEIQPPTEDRLAAMVAAHLGADRSADGAQRSRLITEFLRRQREDGSDLANDQLLNALLMAERGLWGSAPGRDVIHDVLLRPLNES, from the coding sequence ATGGCCGAGAACTGGTGGATCTACCGGGGCACCGGCGTGCCCCACGACGGCATCGCCGCCCTCCCGCCGGCCCCGGCCTGGCGCTCCTTCGGCGACTGGGTCGACAGCGAGGAGGAACTGCCGCCGCCCCCGGCCGACGACGCCACCGGCCTGACCGCCCGCCGGCTCGGCCGCACCCGGCAGGCCACCGCCTACCAGGCCGACGACCGCGAGATCCACCTCGTCAACCTGGCCCTCCACCTGCGCCGCCCGCTGCTGATCACCGGCAAGCCCGGCGTCGGCAAGTCCACCCTCGCCTACGCCGTAGCCCACGAGCTCGGGCTCGGACCGGTCCTGCGCTGGCCGATCAGCAGCCGCTCCGCCCTGCGCGACGGCCTCTACACCTACGACGCCATCGGCCGGCTCCACGAGGCGGGCCTGCGCCCCCCGGACCATGATGGCGACCGGCAGCCGCCCGCGATCGGCCAGTTCCTGCGCCTCGGCCCGCTCGGCACCGCGCTGCTGCCCTGGCGCACCCCCCGCGTCGTGCTCATCGACGAGATCGACAAGAGCGACATCGACCTGCCCAACGACCTCCTGAACGTCTTCGAGGAGGGCGAGTTCGAGATCCCCGAGCTCCAGCGCCTCGGCCCCGGCCCGCAGGAGGTCGCCACCGCCGACCCCGGCCGGCGGGCGATCGTCCGCGGCGGCCACGTGCGCTGCGCCCACTTCCCGCTGGTCGTCCTCACCAGCAACGGCGAGCGGGAGTTCCCCTCGGCACTGCTGCGCCGCTGCATCCGCCTGGAGATCCAGCCGCCCACCGAGGACCGGCTGGCCGCGATGGTCGCCGCCCACCTGGGCGCGGACCGGTCGGCGGACGGCGCCCAGCGCAGCCGGCTCATCACCGAGTTCCTGCGACGCCAGCGCGAGGACGGCTCCGACCTGGCCAACGACCAGCTGCTCAACGCCCTGCTGATGGCCGAACGCGGGCTGTGGGGCAGCGCACCCGGGCGCGACGTCATCCACGACGTCCTGCTGCGCCCGCTCAACGAGAGCTGA
- a CDS encoding CU044_2847 family protein, protein MAGDVTVQTIDLGDGTTVRAEVIGEVGFEAVGDEDGFGDVGLRDRAARVGSAVALSLDQVRGTVQGIGRWAAETITQGGAGAPDSFEVEFGLKLAVKSGQLLGIIAEAGSEAGLTVKLSWDLAARRERAGGGDVAEGAEAATPAAAE, encoded by the coding sequence GTGGCCGGGGACGTGACGGTGCAGACGATCGACCTGGGGGACGGCACCACGGTGCGGGCCGAGGTCATCGGCGAGGTCGGCTTCGAGGCGGTCGGGGACGAGGACGGCTTCGGGGACGTCGGCCTGCGGGACCGGGCTGCCCGGGTCGGGTCCGCGGTGGCGCTGTCGCTGGACCAGGTGCGCGGCACGGTGCAGGGGATCGGGCGCTGGGCGGCGGAGACGATCACCCAGGGCGGGGCCGGGGCGCCGGACTCCTTCGAGGTCGAGTTCGGGCTCAAACTGGCAGTGAAGTCGGGGCAGTTGCTCGGGATCATCGCGGAGGCCGGGAGCGAGGCCGGGCTGACCGTCAAGCTCTCCTGGGACCTTGCGGCGCGCCGGGAGCGGGCGGGCGGAGGAGATGTGGCCGAGGGTGCCGAGGCCGCCACCCCCGCTGCCGCGGAGTGA
- a CDS encoding tetratricopeptide repeat protein, producing MTTELSEAWELFESGDSQGAMRTLRSAADRLPPAEVAPLVAELAKGAGFEDLAEASTALAARPGEADRLYAYGYACVERGIDAVAVPALREALRLVEAPPAAPARTSLFRRRPKPQAAQQLGLRKVLLELVSALEGCGRHTEALAVLREHDARLGDWPDRYLTVYNAITSGQIPLAREVYAALSAPEGVWVGPGQRVGRMLDRAAALPPVDDRDLRGWHYVLTGGLLTTLSPHGFDQGMTGRWAYLQDDFGHCRHGLERLRAVLAATDRKPASVGLLADRGSRALGLATAQLLGVPAAPFQPGAPGVLVVAYDLNECDPAEVAQLRERTEGQLLFEHATCWTDPPAVTADVSTLLGQIVNAPWEPGLQFSEDGEPEEAEPDRRSAEELAEAILAATPTAPEGDGQTPPDPDDTLTAFATRATDWPATGPRDRINSAGPVRSSRFA from the coding sequence ATGACCACCGAACTGTCCGAAGCCTGGGAGCTCTTCGAGTCCGGCGACTCGCAGGGAGCGATGCGGACGCTGCGTTCCGCCGCCGACCGGCTCCCGCCCGCCGAAGTCGCGCCGCTGGTGGCCGAGTTGGCCAAGGGCGCGGGCTTCGAGGATCTGGCGGAGGCTTCGACAGCGCTGGCGGCCAGGCCCGGGGAGGCCGACCGGCTCTACGCCTACGGCTACGCCTGCGTCGAGCGTGGCATCGACGCGGTGGCCGTCCCCGCGCTGCGGGAGGCGCTGCGGCTGGTCGAGGCGCCGCCCGCCGCCCCGGCGCGCACCAGCCTGTTCCGCCGCAGGCCCAAGCCGCAGGCCGCCCAGCAGCTCGGTCTGCGCAAGGTGCTGCTGGAGCTGGTCTCCGCCCTGGAGGGCTGCGGGCGGCACACCGAGGCACTGGCCGTGCTGCGTGAGCACGATGCCCGGCTCGGCGACTGGCCGGACCGGTACCTGACGGTCTACAACGCGATCACGAGCGGTCAGATCCCGCTGGCCCGTGAGGTGTACGCGGCGCTGTCGGCCCCGGAAGGCGTCTGGGTGGGCCCGGGGCAGCGGGTCGGGCGGATGCTGGACCGGGCCGCGGCCCTGCCGCCGGTCGACGACCGGGACCTGCGCGGTTGGCACTACGTGCTCACCGGTGGCCTGCTCACCACCCTCTCGCCGCACGGGTTCGACCAGGGCATGACCGGCCGTTGGGCCTACCTCCAGGACGATTTCGGGCACTGCCGTCACGGTCTGGAGCGTCTGCGCGCCGTGTTGGCCGCCACCGACCGCAAGCCCGCTTCGGTCGGGCTCCTGGCCGACCGGGGCAGCCGGGCACTCGGACTGGCGACGGCGCAGCTCCTCGGCGTGCCGGCGGCGCCGTTCCAGCCGGGGGCGCCGGGGGTGCTGGTGGTCGCGTACGACCTGAACGAGTGCGATCCCGCCGAGGTGGCGCAGCTGCGGGAGCGGACGGAGGGCCAGCTCCTCTTCGAGCACGCCACCTGCTGGACCGACCCGCCCGCCGTGACCGCCGACGTCTCCACCCTGCTGGGACAGATCGTGAACGCCCCGTGGGAGCCCGGCCTGCAGTTCAGCGAGGACGGCGAACCGGAGGAGGCCGAGCCCGACCGGCGCTCGGCCGAGGAACTCGCCGAGGCGATCCTGGCCGCCACCCCGACCGCCCCGGAGGGCGACGGCCAGACCCCGCCCGACCCGGACGACACCCTCACGGCCTTCGCCACCCGCGCAACCGACTGGCCCGCCACAGGCCCGCGCGACCGCATCAACTCCGCCGGCCCGGTGCGGAGCTCCCGCTTCGCGTGA
- a CDS encoding VMAP-C domain-containing protein: protein MSGGAYGGWSPWAAVDQGRSAAPPIEAAEDLLAEILFDFRAISRREFRQGVLETMGRAPSSRLFHLDVKEADTAREHVREILRSIARARDPRAVLGVLGEALRAHDPYDGALPWLELAVLALTAETGLPAEVLLRVIALLRALTPPPGPQRLLAHVPPRAPGRHRIDERTTLPEILGRLLDHFGGPDAGYALSFLDGLVRDPELALRHPQLAELGVLLRRVAVPRPEPREGAAGRLIVQIRLDPETPEHIEASRYHLRASYYRQPLAGGPIERLNDLVAGDSLAKEDLVTEGSARLAGWQELFSELARSRRSPVRIEFLLPKALLGHSAELWSPAPGGYRLGLLHPVVVRSLDRYINPWLQTPAWYERWEHLFAETMECEAVDRIGWPPLHPERAADLPGWLDGRPTLACLGLDTPYDELDPGVRAAVLDAMVFDGVPAMLWRRAPGAPTDVVEALRRERPRSLARLPEAVHRHRKVTRAAQAQDGVTLFWDDPNCVDPDQDAGFPGMV, encoded by the coding sequence ATGAGCGGAGGCGCGTACGGCGGCTGGTCACCGTGGGCCGCCGTCGATCAGGGGCGGTCCGCCGCGCCCCCGATCGAGGCGGCCGAGGACCTGCTGGCCGAGATCCTGTTCGACTTCCGGGCGATCTCCCGGCGGGAGTTCCGGCAGGGCGTCCTCGAGACGATGGGCCGCGCCCCGTCCTCCCGGCTGTTCCACCTGGACGTCAAGGAGGCCGACACCGCCCGCGAGCACGTCCGGGAGATCCTGCGGAGCATCGCCCGCGCCCGCGACCCCCGGGCCGTGCTCGGCGTGCTCGGCGAGGCGCTTCGCGCCCACGACCCGTACGACGGCGCGCTGCCCTGGCTGGAGTTGGCGGTGCTGGCCCTGACCGCCGAGACCGGCCTGCCCGCCGAGGTCCTGCTGCGCGTCATCGCCCTGCTGCGCGCGCTGACGCCCCCGCCCGGCCCGCAGCGCCTCCTCGCCCACGTGCCCCCGCGCGCGCCCGGTCGGCACCGGATCGACGAGCGCACGACCCTGCCGGAGATCCTCGGCCGGCTGCTGGACCACTTCGGCGGCCCCGACGCCGGCTACGCGCTGTCCTTCCTGGACGGCCTGGTCAGGGATCCGGAGCTGGCTCTCCGGCACCCCCAACTCGCCGAGTTGGGCGTGCTGTTGAGAAGGGTCGCGGTCCCCCGTCCGGAGCCCCGGGAGGGGGCCGCCGGCCGCCTCATCGTGCAGATCCGACTGGACCCGGAGACGCCGGAGCACATCGAGGCGAGCCGCTACCACCTCCGGGCCTCCTACTACCGGCAGCCACTGGCCGGCGGGCCGATCGAACGCCTCAACGACCTGGTCGCCGGCGACTCGCTCGCCAAGGAGGACCTCGTCACCGAGGGCAGCGCCCGACTGGCCGGCTGGCAGGAGCTGTTCTCCGAGCTGGCCAGGAGCAGGCGCAGCCCGGTGCGGATCGAGTTCCTGCTGCCCAAGGCACTGCTCGGCCACAGCGCCGAGCTGTGGTCCCCGGCCCCCGGCGGGTACCGGCTCGGGCTGCTGCACCCGGTCGTGGTCCGCTCCCTGGACCGCTACATCAACCCGTGGCTGCAGACGCCCGCCTGGTACGAACGGTGGGAGCACCTGTTCGCCGAGACGATGGAATGCGAGGCCGTCGACCGGATCGGCTGGCCGCCGCTGCACCCCGAACGGGCCGCCGACCTCCCCGGCTGGCTCGACGGCCGGCCCACCCTGGCCTGCCTCGGCCTCGACACCCCGTACGACGAGCTCGACCCCGGGGTGCGCGCGGCCGTGCTCGACGCCATGGTGTTCGACGGCGTCCCGGCCATGCTGTGGCGCCGAGCCCCCGGCGCCCCGACGGACGTGGTCGAGGCCCTGCGTCGCGAGCGCCCGCGCTCACTGGCCCGACTGCCGGAGGCCGTCCACCGGCACCGCAAGGTGACCCGGGCAGCCCAGGCCCAGGACGGCGTCACCCTGTTCTGGGACGACCCGAACTGCGTGGATCCGGACCAGGACGCCGGGTTTCCGGGGATGGTGTGA